In Candidatus Rokuibacteriota bacterium, the genomic window GACGATGATGTCGATCCCTGGCTTCCCCAGCGCGTTCTCCGGCATGAAGGTCGTGTGGGAGCCGAACAGGATCGTCGTCAGGTCGCCCCTGGCCTCTTTCAGGCCGGCGAGGAAGCACGCATCCTCGTTGATCGTCATGGTCGAGGTATTGGCGATGACAAGCTCGTAGGCAGGGGCGAGCCCCTTGACCTCATCCAGCGTCCGCTGCTCCGCCATCGCGTCCAGGAAGTCCACCTCGTGCCCATCCTGTCGGAGCACGGTGGCCACGGAGAGCAGGAAGAAAGGCGGAACGGTCCCGCCTCCGATACGCTTCCCCTTGCACCAGCAGCCGTAGAGGACGTCCCTCACGACGTTCTTCGTGAACCGGCTTGAAGGGTTGAGCACCAGGATCTTCATCGTTCGAGCTCCTTCGGGTCAAAGTAGTTGGATGCGGCCACGTATCGCTCTTCCGGCGGCCGCCGCGTGATCAACCACCAGACGAGCCCTCTTCGGAGGAGCCGATCGAACCCCGCCAGCCGCCCCAGTGTGATGGCGTAGAGGCGAAGCCAGATCAGTCTCCAGGTCGTCATCAGCATGGGCAACCCTCCGGCCAGCCCCGCCTCCTCCCTCTGAACCGACCTAACGCCATCGGGCGGTCCCCTCGGGTCCGTGGCAGCAAGGATCACCCATGTCGCTGCATCTCCAGACCGGCCTCGAGGAAGTCCACTGAAAGCGGAATGACATACCGGTCATCCAGCCATCCGGGCTGAAGGACCTGGCCCTGGCGGAGACCCACTAGGTGACGGGCTACCACCCCGCTGCCATGGGCGACCAGCCCGTAGGGATACAGGAACTGGGTGCGTCGAGAGTTGGCGGAGCTATCGTGGCGCCCATCCGGCCCGACGCGCTCCTCGACGAAGGCCACAGCCTTGCGGAGGGATTCCAGTAGGGCATGGTCCTTGGCTTTCTGCTGGTATCGCACAAGCCAGCTCAGCGTCAGGCTGTGATAGCCGACGTCCGCCCCCCCGTACTCGGGATAGTACCCCTGCGGGTGTTGGGCGCGCACGAGCCGGCCGACCTCCGCCACCGCTTCGGCCTCGAGGCCCGTGTCCCCGGTCAGCAGGTAGCAGTTGTACAGGGCGACGGCTGCCGCCGCGTTCTGGTTTGAGGCCGGGCTGTCCGGGGCCCGGGCCAGCCACCGCGCTGTCCGCTCCCAGTTTCGCGGGAGGGGCCACCCCCACCGCAGGAGGGCCTCTGTCACGGCGGCAAAGCTGAAGGCCGTAGCGCACAGGGACCGCTCGTTCGGGTAGACCTCGCTCACGCTGCCATCACGGTTCCGGATCCCGGCCCAGAAGTCCACGGCCCCCCTGGCCAGCCCGGCGATCATGCGCTGGCCCGCGAATGGGTTCCCGTCCAGGCTGTGGTGATAGAGCAACGCCAGCAGATGGACCCCCTCCTGGAACCGCGCGTTGGGGAAATCCATCAGCCGGTACTGCCAGTAGTACCGGTCAAAGCACCCGTATGTCCGCGCCCCCTCCCGTCGGTCGGCCAGGCCGAGGATCCGCGGGACCTGCGCGAGCGCGAGGCCGGTATAGAGATCACCGTCCTCTCTGGTGCTCACGTCGTCCCCCTCATTCGCGGCGCCCTTGGCCCCACCTCGCCACCGTCCTGTCGAGCCCCAGCCCCGGTCCGGATCAGCCCCGCTCCAGCCTCACCTTGAAGACTGTCCCATTGTCCCTCTCATATACCTTGCTGAAACTCGCCGGGGCCGACGACAGCATCTGGTACAGTCGGTCGCCATCCCGTGAGGTCACGATGTAGTCGACGGCGTACCTCCGCGAGATCAGCACAACCTCCTCCACGCTAGCCTCACCGCTGTATATGCGCTTGGCATCGCGGAACCGCCCCTGGTAGTCGATCGAGCTCCTCGTCTTCTTGTAATCCGGGTCTGGCAACGAGACCCCGTAGTGGCGCGTGAAGGCCTGCAGGAAGAAGGCCGGCGTCGTCACGTCGAAGGCATGCTCCCGTGGCTTGACGAGCACCACAGCCGGATCCACGACCCTGTCCCGCAGGAACGCCAGCTCCTCCGGGATAATCGCGGACAGATCCCGGGGATACGGACCTCCCGAAGGAAGGGTGTACCGGGCCTCGAGCAGAGGGATGGCGCCCAGGACCAGGACGATCGTTGTGGCGCCCATCACGACGAGCGGCCAGCGGGGACCCCACGCCCGCTCCCCGGTCACCACCCTCCTGAGCGTTGCCCCGATGCCTCCCGTCAGGAACTCCATCGTGGCCATGAGGCCGAGCGCCAGCAGGGCGAGCATTCCGATCGGTGCCACCAACAACTCCTTCAGGAGATGGCGGTCGGCAATGGCGAGCTTCGCATGAGCGAACCCCGTCAGGCTCTGCAGCTGATGGGCAAAAAATCCGATGGCTCCCGTCAGGATCGCCAGGCCCACCGCCAGGGCCAGCCCCGCCCTGGCCACGCCGATCCGCCCCCACTGCACACCCCGGGCCCGGCGCAACCACGCGCCCAGAGAGGGGAGGTAAAGGTAGAGTATGGCACTCAGGCTGATCACGTTCAGGATCCGGAGCCAGCTGACCACCTTCCGGAGGAACACCTCCCCGGCCAGGCTCGCGACTCCGGTCGCCAGCAGCGGGTTGAACTCCACCATGAAGTGAAGAAGCGGAACCAAGACCAGCAGCTGAACCTCGATCCGGCTCCTCAGCCAGATGAACAGCAGCGGCGCGAGCAACAAGGCGGCGATCTGGACCGGATCCCGAAGGTCGGAGTAATAGGGGTTCGTCATCATGAGCCCCAGCCCCAGGTGCAGGGGGCGTTGGGGCGCGTACTCGGACAGCGACTCCGACTGCCCGGAGATAAGAGGGGCTTTGAAGGCCAGCACGACCAGCACGACCACCCCGACCAGGCCGAAGGCCCTGATCAGGCGCGTCTTGTCCCGCCGCTTCTCCGAACACAGGAGGGCCCCACCCATCAGCAGCCCCAGCGCCCAGAGAATGCCCAGTGACTCGGTGACATGGAGCACCGCGGGAACCGCATTGATCAGCGCGGCGCACCAGAGCGCACGGCCGGTCCCCTCCTTGAGATACAGGACGAGGAAGGCGAGCGTCACGGGTGAAAGGATCCAGATGGCAATGGTGGAGGGCTTGACCATATTGAGCATGGAATCCATTGCCATCACCACGACGTGGATCAGCACATATGCGAACGTCGCGGACAGGCCCACCCGAGGACCAAACAGCACACGCCCGAGGGGGTAGATGGCGAGCAGATAGGTGACGCCTACGAACGGGGCCGCATACGCCGAAGCCTCCACCGGGTCCACCGCGTTCGCCCTGGCCAGGACGGCCAGGACCAGGTGCCACAGGTTGTACCCATAGATGAACTCCACCCCCTCCCCCTTGAGGAAGGGGTTGGCCGGGTCGACAACGCCGTTCTCGAAGAGCTTCCTGACAAACGACATGTGATACCAGATGTCGGCCAGGCGATCGGTGAAGGCGTAGCCCGCATACCGGTACGCCAGGACAGCAGTGAGACCCAACAAGACGGCGAGAGCCACCGCCACCATCCCCTCGAACCGGGCATCCCCCTCGCCGCCCGCAGGCCTGTCCCCCTCCGGGCTCGGCTGAATCATGAAGAGGACTAGGGCGAGGCCGCTCAACCCGAAGAAGAGCAGGAGGGCGGTCTCCAGCTGCAGCCTGAGACCGTAGGCGAGGATCCCTGGGACCGCAAGGGTCAGGAGGCTGAGGCAGAAGGCCAGTGGGACCTTCTCGAGGAGCCCGAAGCTCCTCCGTCCGAACGTCAGGTCCAGGAGCACAAGTCCTGGCATCACCAGAAGGAGCACCCAGTACACCGCGAATCGGGCGAAAGGCGCCGACGCGGGCATGCCCAGGGCCCCCAGGCAGAGCCCTCCCACCAGGGCGACCCGGGCCCAGCGGGGCCATCTCGCGGCCCATGCGCCGACCCTGACGGCCGGTACCTGGCCGATCCCGGAGGCGCCGCAAGCACTGCGCGGTCGTGCCATGCCCAACCCCGTTGCGTCCCCTACTTCACCGCCACGATGATGGCCCACCGCCAGGTCATGCGATACCACGTCGGCCCTTCGGACACCTGATAAGCCCTACGCCAGGCCTCATCGCCCTGCCGATGCAGGGCGAGCATCTTTTCGTAGGTCTCCTGGTCCGGCGCCACTCCCCGCAGCCACGAGAGGAGGTCCACGCCCTCCATGAAATACGGCCTGAGCACCAGGTCTCCCAGCCCGGCCAGGTGCAGCAGACTGACCAAGTCGCTCTCGGTGAAGATGTGCCGGTCGTCAATGCAGCGGAACACAGCGGTATAGCGCTCGACCGCCGCGGAGCACGGCGGCACACCCTCGCAGAGGACCAGCCGCCCCCCGACCCTCAGGGCCCCCTTCACCCTGGCAAGGGCATCCGCGGGGGTGTCCAGGTGATGGAGGACATTCCGCATGAGCACGCAGTCGAACTCTTCCTGCCAGCCCAGCTCCTCGAAGGGTTTGTTGATGTAGCTCACACCGGGCATGGCAAGAGCCTCCGCCAAGAGCTGGGAGGACGGCTCGACTCCCGCGCACTCCCGGTATCGCTGGCTCAGCCCCCGGAGCATCGCGCCGGTCCCACAGCCCACCTCCAGCGCCCGCTCCCCTTCGCCGCACATCTCCAGGATGGCCCCGATCAGGCCCCCGTCTTTGACCCACTGGAGCTCGCTGTAATGCGTCGTCTTGTACGGCGAGAACACCCGG contains:
- a CDS encoding class I SAM-dependent methyltransferase, which translates into the protein MRGQSSGMGDRRAVAGRRVFSPYKTTHYSELQWVKDGGLIGAILEMCGEGERALEVGCGTGAMLRGLSQRYRECAGVEPSSQLLAEALAMPGVSYINKPFEELGWQEEFDCVLMRNVLHHLDTPADALARVKGALRVGGRLVLCEGVPPCSAAVERYTAVFRCIDDRHIFTESDLVSLLHLAGLGDLVLRPYFMEGVDLLSWLRGVAPDQETYEKMLALHRQGDEAWRRAYQVSEGPTWYRMTWRWAIIVAVK